The genomic interval CACAACTTTTCCTTCATTGCAAGTTGGCAAAAATAACTAGTTCCCATGCAGATGTGTAGTGCGAGCTAACCAACTATAATAAATTAGTGCCTGAAAGATGGAGTTGcatcagagcaagtttaatagtatagccaactactaactctaattcatctatagccaatctaatagctcattcatacaatagttatatactatacaattaatacctagtcccacctatCATGTATAcactgcgtcttagagtccgtgctacaactggctacaaatctgtagcccgctcctctcctctctcctcatttatcttcttaaaatatgtttgcagctggcttatagcctgctattgtacctgctctcactGGTGCAGCCAAGCTGTTCTTAAACACTGGGCAGTGGCTACTCGATGGTTGATTGATTATGTTCCACTGTTATCTCTTGTAAGAATTTTATCTTGTAGTATGGTTGGCTCATGCTATCATAACACTAACAAAACAAGATCAGAGCAACCACGCTTATCACCAACCAGGATCCTTCTAAACAAGCTCTGAATAAGAGGTAGGTATTGACACTGGATAACAACATTATGGCACCAAAAGTATTATATCTACAATACACACAGTAATCTATCTAAACAAACTGTAGCAGGTGATAATGGAAGCCTGGCGAACCTTGGGCATAATAATATAATCAGTAGAATTGCATActgaataaaatataaatatttacattattcatACTGCAAATAAGGAGAAGTGCACCTGTGCCAATGAAAGTTCCCACGCAAACACCAAGAAATATAGCCTTGAAGGCGTGCCCAAGCGCATTGAGCAGTGCTCCAGTGCTAGAGAGACATCAATCCGTGGTGTTTGTCGAAGGCGTTCATTGGCAAAGCAAATCCCAGGAGAATGATAGATACATCCAACCCCTGAAGTATAATCTTGAAGTAAACTTGACAGATCAAGTAACACCATGAGGAAATAAACGAGCATCGCTCCTCTAGAACCGCCATCAGATTTTGGTGATCTTGTCAGCTTTCACAAGAGGATTCTGTTTGGCAATCTGCTCCCTCCCGGCCTGCTTGTAATCAAATGTGCATTTGTGTGAATCGGCATAGCGGTGCATTGAACAGAAGGTGCCTCCGCAGCGGCACTTGAATCCTGTCAACCCAACCTTCTTCCGGCATGATAAGCAACGGTTACTGGGTGGCTTTGGTGTATCCTCCTCCATTACTTGTTTCCCATCTGCAACTGAACCAGACCCTCCATCTGTGACTTCTGCCACCAAAGGTGTGGAAGACAATGAAGCAAGAGGTTTCTTCTCCACAACAGTGGCCACTGTCTTGGCCTTAACGGTGTCCCTATAACACTTTGAGCACATGTTTTCTGTCATCCGGCTGCCAAAGAAGCCACAGTTGTTAACGCACAATATAGGGGCCTCAGGTGTGTGGACTCCAGTCTCCTCTGCCTCCTTTTTCCAGCTCTCTTGTGCCATTGTAAGGAACACCAACTGCACCTTCAATAGAAAATAACAACTTAATCATTAATCAATAAACTTCAAGACCATTCGACATGGCCATTGCACCAAATGTATAAGGTAGTTGGAACTAGGTAAGAGTCAGATAGCCATCACCCCTTCAGCAAGAATTTTCTCACAAGTGTGGAGTATAACTTTATTACATGATATAATTGAGTAGACCATGCATGACAAGACAACATCCCAACCTACAGAACAAATTTAGTTGGTTGTACCTGCCAATAAGGTTCAAGGTCACAAAGAATAGTGCTAATAAAACTCCATTGCATCTGATCACCCAAGGGCAATAACAATTGGGAGGAACTGCCCTGTCTGTGACAATAACTCATCCCCACATACAACACGAATTTAGTAATCCATTCCTATCATTGAGATGAAATGCCACAGGTACTCACTGAGTATTACCAAATAAGTGGCATATTTATGGACAGAGGAACTGCCTTAGCAGTTAGCACATGAGTTTGATCAGACCTCAACAATTGACACAGACTAGTTCATAACCATATACCTGATTGGGCTACTCCCATTCTCAAAAGGTATTCCCTGGTGATATATCAacagaaaaaaatatgcatatatatggataGAATCTAGATTGGACTACTTCACTTTTCAATATGTATTACCTGGTGCTAAAAATATTGCCTAGCACGCACATATGTGGGAGATAAACTAAAAATGTGCCTATTTGCAATAAGTTGTGTGTGAGACCAGCCCAGCAAAACAGAGAGGGTGCCATGATGAGCTAAACCAATGCAAACAAATGAAGCGATGATATATTAAGCTGGTACAATGTATTGTCGTTTCCATACACATGAAAATACCTTGTACAATCACCAATTTCCATATTCGTCGTCGGCAAGCAACACCACACCATTGTGAATTCCCATGCTTAGATCACAAAAATTCGATGCAATTGCCTTCATGATCATTGCAATCTCTGCTGACTAAACCGCAAGAAACCTCAACAAGACAACAATATCCTGTCCACAGAAGTGAACACCACAAGAAAGCCATCCTACCAGCTAAACGCACTTGGTATGTTGGTCTGCAAATCTCAGCTACGCCACATGGAAGAAGCTACGTCCGGCGTGTAATCAAGGCCATAAAC from Oryza glaberrima chromosome 3, OglaRS2, whole genome shotgun sequence carries:
- the LOC127764998 gene encoding zinc finger A20 and AN1 domain-containing stress-associated protein 6: MAQESWKKEAEETGVHTPEAPILCVNNCGFFGSRMTENMCSKCYRDTVKAKTVATVVEKKPLASLSSTPLVAEVTDGGSGSVADGKQVMEEDTPKPPSNRCLSCRKKVGLTGFKCRCGGTFCSMHRYADSHKCTFDYKQAGREQIAKQNPLVKADKITKI